The genomic window AATTTTAGAAAGAGCTAAATAAGATGGTACAACAGGAATCGAGATTAAACGTTGCTGATAACAGCGGCGCAAAAGAAGTATTGGTAATTCGCGTGCTAGGTGGAACCGGCAAACGTTATGCTTCAATTGGTGATAAAGTAGTTGTTACCGTAAAAAGCGCGTTACCTTCAGGTAACATTAAAAAAGGTACAGTTTCTAAAGCAGTTGTTGTAAGAACTAAAAAAGAAATCCGTCGTAAAGATGGTTCTTATATCCGTTTTGACGATAATGCAGCTGTATTATTGAACGCACAGGATGAGCCAAGAGGTACACGTATCTTTGGCCCGGTTGCGAGAGAACTACGTGAAAAACAATTCATGAAAATTGTATCATTAGCACCGGAGGTATTATAAAATGGGAAACAAAGTAAATACACCATCAAAACTTAAAATCCGCACAGGAGATTTAGTTAAAGTCATTGCTGGCGATTCAAAAGGTCAACAAGGAAAAGTACTTTCAGTACTTATAGATAAAAACAGAGCCATTGTGGAAGGCATTAACTTAGTATCTAAACATACTAAACCAAATGCTGCTAATCCTAACGGTGGTATTATTAAAAAAGAAGCTGCTCTTCACATTTCTAACTTGATGTTGGTTGATCCAAAATCTGGTAAAGCTACCCGCGTAGGTCGTAAACTTAACGCAGATGGTAAATTAGTTAGAGTTGCTAAAATTTCAGGAGAGGAGATTAAATAATGGCTACACCTAGATTAAAAAGCAAATACAAAGAAGAAGTTGTAAATGCACTAAAAGAAAAATTTCAGTACAAAACTGTAATGCAGGTTCCTAAATTGGAAAAAATCTGTATCAATCAGGGTGTTGGTCGTTTTTCTGTTACTGATAAGAAAATTATGGATACCACTATCGTTGAGTTGACTACCATTACTGGTCAGCAAGCGGTTCCGGCTAATTCAAAGAAAGATATCTCTAACTTTAAATTACGTAAAGGTATGCCAGTAGGTGTACGTGTTACGTTACGCGATAACAACATGTACGAGTTCTTAGATCGTTTGATCTCTGTAGCTTTGCCTCGTATCCGTGATTTCAAAGGTATTAACGATAAAGGATTTGATGGAAAAGGTAACTATACATTAGGTGTTACTGAGCAAATCATCTTCCCTGAGATTAATATCGATAAAATCAATAAAATTTTAGGTATGGATATAACTTTCGTAACTTCGGCAAAATCTGACGTTGAGGCGCTTGAGTTATTGAAACAATTCGGATTACCATTTAAAAATCAAAAAACAGCAGAATAATGGCAAAAGAAGGTGTAAAAGCACGCGAAGTTAAGCGCCAAAAATTGGTAGCTAGATACGCTGAAAAACGTGCAGTATTAAAAGCTGCAGGAGATTTCGAGGGTTTAGATAAATTACCTAAAAACTCATCTCCAGTACGTTTACACAACCGTTGTAAATTAACTGGTCGCCCTCGTGGATATATGCGTACCTTTGGTATTTCAAGGGTAACGTTCCGCCAGATGGCACTAGACGGTAAAATACCAGGTGTTAAAAAAGCATCTTGGTAATATAATTAGTATAAAGTATTTAGTATCAAGTAGCAAGAAACCAATTTGGTCTTGATACTTGATACTTATCTCTATTTACTAAAAAAAGAATTTTAACCGGTAGCAGGTCCCACAGCTGGGTAGCAGAAGGAAACCACTATCAAAAACAATAAAAAATGAATACAGATCCAATAGCAGATTATTTAACAAGAGTAAGGAATGCCATTAAGGCCAACCACCGTGTTGTAGAAATTCCTGCATCAAACCTTAAAAAAGAAATTACTAAAGTTCTTTTTGACAAAGGTTACATCGCGAACTACAAGTTTGAAGATACTACAGTTCAAGGCACCATTAAAATTGCTTTGAAATACAATCCGATTACTAAAGTTCCTGCTATTCGTACATTAGTGCGAGTAAGTAAACCAGGTTTGAGAAACTATGCTGGTGTTGAAAATATGCCAAGAGTATTAAACGGTTTAGGTATCGCAATCTTATCTACTTCTAAAGGTGTAATGACCGATAAAGAAGCAGCCAAATTAAACATTGGTGGTGAGGTATTGTGTCACGTTTATTAATATTAGGAGAACAGCACAATGTCAAGAATAGGAAAAGCCCCAATTACAATCCCTGCAGGTGTTACAATTACCGTATCAAAAGATAACGTAGTAACTGTAAAAGGTCCTAAAGGTGAATTAACACAAGCAGTTGATACAGATATCACTGTAAGTCAGGAAGACGGAATTTTAACAGTTCAACGTCCTTCAGAACAAAAGAAACACAAAGCATTACACGGTTTATATCGCTCATTGCTTAACAACATGGTTGTTGGTGTTACAGAAGGTTATAAATTAACTCAAGAATTAGTAGGTGTTGGTTACCGTGCTACAAACCAAGGTAACACACTAGATCTAGTTTTAGGTTATTCTCACCACTATGTATTCCAGTTACCAGAAGAGATTAAAGTAACTACATCTTCAGAAAAAGGTCAGACTCCTAAAATCGTTTTAGAAAGTATTGACAAACAATTGATCGGTCAGGTAGCAGCGAAAATCCGTTCGTTACGTGCACCAGAGCCATATAAAGGTAAAGGTATCAAGTTTGTAGGTGAAGTGTTAAGAAGAAAAGCAGGTAAATCAGCATCTAAAAAATAGTAATCATGGCAGGTAAAAAATTATCAAGAAGAGATCGTATTAAAAAAGGGATCAGAAAAAGACTTACCGGTTCGGAAGAACGTCCAAGGTTATCTGTATATAGAAGCAATAAAGGGATTTATGCGCAGGTAATTAACGATGTAACCGGTAAAACAATAGCATCAGCATCATCATTATCGAAAGATTTTACTGGTACTGGAAACAAAAGCGATCAGTCGGTAGCAGTAGGCAAATTAGTTGCCGAAAAAGCAATCGCTGCAGGTGTTAAAGAAGTTGTTTTCGATAGAAATGGCTATTTATACCACGGTCGTGTAAAATCGTTGGCAGAGGGTGCCCGCGAAGCTGGTTTAGTATTTTAATCTGAAGAAAAAGTAAGATGTCAACTATTAATATAAAAAGAGTAAAAACCACCGATATCGAATTAAAGGATCGTTTGGTTAGTATACAACGCGTTGCCAAAGTAACCAAAGGTGGCCGTACTTTCAGCTTCTCAGCAATTGTTGTTGTAGGTGATGAAAACGGTGTTGTTGGTTTCGGTTTAGGTAAAGCGAAAGAGGTAACTGAAGCAATCGCTAAAGGTGTGGATGATGCTAAAAAGAACTTGGTAAAAGTTCCAATTTTAAACGGTACTGTTCCTCACGAGCAAATCGGTAAATTCTCAGGTGGTTTTGTTTTAATCAAACCAGCTGCAGTAGGTACCGGAGTAATTGCTGGTGGTGCGATGCGTGCTGTATTAGAGAGTGCTGGCGTGCATAACGTATTGGCAAAATCTAAAGGATCATCTAACCCACACAACGTGGTAAAAGCAACTGTTGATGCATTAACTAAAATGCGTGATGCTTATACAGTAGCTCAAACTCGTGGTATAGATTTAAACAAAGTATTTAACGGATAATATCATGGCTAAGATCAAAATAACACAAGTAAAAAGCGTTATCGACAGAAGCGAGCGCCAAAAAAGAACCGTTCAGGCTTTGGGTTTATCTAAAATGAACCAAAGTGTTGAGGTTGAAGCTACTCCACAAATTATCGGTATGGTTCGCAAAGTGAACCATTTGGTAGCAATCGAAGCAATCTAGTAAAAGTTTTAAAGGTAGTATGGGTAAAGCCTGTACTACCTTTATATATGTTTAATCGTTGTACCTGTTTAGTGAAAGCGAAGGGCAACACAAATTCAAAAAAATGAATTTAAGTAATTTAAAACCTGCAGTAGGTTCTACAAAAAACAGCAAAAGAATTGGTCGTGGTACAGGTTCTGGTCGTGGCGGTACTTCAACTCGTGGTCACAAAGGTGCGGGTTCTCGTTCAGGTCACAAAACCAAAATCGGTTTCGAAGGTGGTCAAATGCCTTTACAACGTCGTGTGCCTAAAGTTGGTTTCAAACCAATCAATCGTACAGAATATGTTGGTGTAAACTTAGATGTTTTACAAGCTTTAGCTGAAAAACACAGCTTAACAACTATCGATTTCACTGCTTTACAAGCACATGGTTTAGCTTCTAAAAACGACTTAGTTAAAATTTTAGGTCGTGGTGAAGTTAAAGCAAAGCTAGAAATTACAGCACATGCGTTCTCTGCAACCGCACAAAAAGCTATTGAAGCTGCAGGTGGTTCTATTGTAAAATTGTAATTATTAAATGAAGAAGCTATTTACTACTTTAAGTAATATCTGGAAAATTCAGGAATTAAAAGAGCGTATATTGTTTACGCTCTTAATTCTTTTGGTATACCGTTTCGTATCTCACGTGGTTTTACCAGGTGTGGATCCAACTGCTTTAGGCAATAACGAAAAATCAGGAATCTTAGGCTTACTAGATATGTTTGCCGGAGGTTCTTTCTCTCGTGTGTCTATTTTAGCGTTGGGGGTAATGCCTTATATCTCTGCATCGATTGTGGTGCAACTATTGGGTATTGCTGTTCCTTCTTTCCAAAAAATGCAGAAAGAGGGCGAAAGTGGTAGAAAGAAAATGAACCAGATTACCCGTTACCTAACGGTAGCGATCACAATCGTTCAATCTGTTGGTTACGTTAAAACGCAAGTTCCTCCAGAAGCTATTTTGTTGCCAAACACTTTATTCTTAGTGTTATCTACGTTTGTATTAACGGCAGGTACATTATTTGTAATGTGGTTAG from Flavobacterium sp. W4I14 includes these protein-coding regions:
- a CDS encoding large subunit ribosomal protein L18 (product_source=KO:K02881; cath_funfam=3.30.420.100; cog=COG0256; ko=KO:K02881; pfam=PF00861; superfamily=53137; tigrfam=TIGR00060); this translates as MAGKKLSRRDRIKKGIRKRLTGSEERPRLSVYRSNKGIYAQVINDVTGKTIASASSLSKDFTGTGNKSDQSVAVGKLVAEKAIAAGVKEVVFDRNGYLYHGRVKSLAEGAREAGLVF
- a CDS encoding small subunit ribosomal protein S14 (product_source=KO:K02954; cath_funfam=4.10.830.10; cog=COG0199; ko=KO:K02954; pfam=PF00253; superfamily=57716), yielding MAKEGVKAREVKRQKLVARYAEKRAVLKAAGDFEGLDKLPKNSSPVRLHNRCKLTGRPRGYMRTFGISRVTFRQMALDGKIPGVKKASW
- a CDS encoding large subunit ribosomal protein L15 (product_source=KO:K02876; cath_funfam=3.100.10.10; cog=COG0200; ko=KO:K02876; pfam=PF00828; superfamily=52080; tigrfam=TIGR01071), which translates into the protein MYLFSESEGQHKFKKMNLSNLKPAVGSTKNSKRIGRGTGSGRGGTSTRGHKGAGSRSGHKTKIGFEGGQMPLQRRVPKVGFKPINRTEYVGVNLDVLQALAEKHSLTTIDFTALQAHGLASKNDLVKILGRGEVKAKLEITAHAFSATAQKAIEAAGGSIVKL
- a CDS encoding small subunit ribosomal protein S8 (product_source=KO:K02994; cath_funfam=3.30.1370.30,3.30.1490.10; cog=COG0096; ko=KO:K02994; pfam=PF00410; superfamily=56047), whose translation is MNTDPIADYLTRVRNAIKANHRVVEIPASNLKKEITKVLFDKGYIANYKFEDTTVQGTIKIALKYNPITKVPAIRTLVRVSKPGLRNYAGVENMPRVLNGLGIAILSTSKGVMTDKEAAKLNIGGEVLCHVY
- a CDS encoding small subunit ribosomal protein S5 (product_source=KO:K02988; cath_funfam=3.30.160.20,3.30.230.10; cog=COG0098; ko=KO:K02988; pfam=PF00333,PF03719; superfamily=54211,54768; tigrfam=TIGR01021), which codes for MSTINIKRVKTTDIELKDRLVSIQRVAKVTKGGRTFSFSAIVVVGDENGVVGFGLGKAKEVTEAIAKGVDDAKKNLVKVPILNGTVPHEQIGKFSGGFVLIKPAAVGTGVIAGGAMRAVLESAGVHNVLAKSKGSSNPHNVVKATVDALTKMRDAYTVAQTRGIDLNKVFNG
- a CDS encoding large subunit ribosomal protein L24 (product_source=KO:K02895; cath_funfam=2.30.30.30; cog=COG0198; ko=KO:K02895; pfam=PF00467,PF17136; smart=SM00739; superfamily=50104; tigrfam=TIGR01079), translated to MGNKVNTPSKLKIRTGDLVKVIAGDSKGQQGKVLSVLIDKNRAIVEGINLVSKHTKPNAANPNGGIIKKEAALHISNLMLVDPKSGKATRVGRKLNADGKLVRVAKISGEEIK
- a CDS encoding large subunit ribosomal protein L14 (product_source=KO:K02874; cath_funfam=2.40.150.20; cog=COG0093; ko=KO:K02874; pfam=PF00238; smart=SM01374; superfamily=50193; tigrfam=TIGR01067), producing MVQQESRLNVADNSGAKEVLVIRVLGGTGKRYASIGDKVVVTVKSALPSGNIKKGTVSKAVVVRTKKEIRRKDGSYIRFDDNAAVLLNAQDEPRGTRIFGPVARELREKQFMKIVSLAPEVL
- a CDS encoding large subunit ribosomal protein L30 (product_source=KO:K02907; cath_funfam=3.30.1390.20; cog=COG1841; ko=KO:K02907; pfam=PF00327; superfamily=55129; tigrfam=TIGR01308), yielding MAKIKITQVKSVIDRSERQKRTVQALGLSKMNQSVEVEATPQIIGMVRKVNHLVAIEAI
- a CDS encoding large subunit ribosomal protein L6 (product_source=KO:K02933; cath_funfam=3.90.930.12; cog=COG0097; ko=KO:K02933; pfam=PF00347; smart=SM00322; superfamily=56053; tigrfam=TIGR03654); translation: MSRIGKAPITIPAGVTITVSKDNVVTVKGPKGELTQAVDTDITVSQEDGILTVQRPSEQKKHKALHGLYRSLLNNMVVGVTEGYKLTQELVGVGYRATNQGNTLDLVLGYSHHYVFQLPEEIKVTTSSEKGQTPKIVLESIDKQLIGQVAAKIRSLRAPEPYKGKGIKFVGEVLRRKAGKSASKK
- a CDS encoding large subunit ribosomal protein L5 (product_source=KO:K02931; cath_funfam=3.30.1440.10; cog=COG0094; ko=KO:K02931; pfam=PF00281,PF00673; superfamily=55282); this translates as MATPRLKSKYKEEVVNALKEKFQYKTVMQVPKLEKICINQGVGRFSVTDKKIMDTTIVELTTITGQQAVPANSKKDISNFKLRKGMPVGVRVTLRDNNMYEFLDRLISVALPRIRDFKGINDKGFDGKGNYTLGVTEQIIFPEINIDKINKILGMDITFVTSAKSDVEALELLKQFGLPFKNQKTAE